One window from the genome of Nomascus leucogenys isolate Asia chromosome 12, Asia_NLE_v1, whole genome shotgun sequence encodes:
- the PRR9 gene encoding proline-rich protein 9, translated as MSFSEQQCKQPCVPPPCLPKTQEQCQAKAEEVCLPTCQHPCQDKCLVQAQEVCLSQCQELSQEKCPQQGQDPCLPPCQDQCPPQCAEPCQELFQTKCVEVCPQKVQEKCSSPGKGK; from the coding sequence ATGTCCTTCAGTGAGCAGCAGTGCAAGCAGCCATGTGTGCCCCCTCCATGCCTCCCAAAGACCCAGGAGCAGTGCCAGGCAAAGGCTGAGGAGGTGTGCCTCCCCACATGCCAGCACCCCTGCCAAGATAAGTGTCTAGTGCAGGCCCAGGAGGTATGTCTTTCTCAGTGCCAGGAATTAAGTCAAGAAAAATGCCCACAGCAAGGCCAAGATCCATGCCTACCTCCATGCCAAGACCAATGTCCACCTCAGTGTGCAGAGCCATGCCAGGAGCTATTCCAGACAAAATGTGTGGAGGTTTGCCCACAGAAAGTCCAGGAGAAGTGCTCATCCCCTGGCAAGGGAAAGTAG
- the LELP1 gene encoding late cornified envelope-like proline-rich protein 1, which produces MSSDDKSKSSDPKTEPKNCDPKCEQKCESKCQPSCLKKLLQRCSEKYPQEKCPAPPKCPPCPSQSPSSCPPKPCTKPCPPKCPSSCPPACPPPCPPPCPPPE; this is translated from the coding sequence ATGTCGAGTGATGATAAAAGTAAATCAAGTGACCCCAAGACTGAGCCCAAGAACTGTGATCCCAAGTGTGAACAAAAATGTGAGTCCAAATGCCAGCCCAGCTGTTTAAAGAAGCTGCTGCAACGCTGCTCCGAAAAGTACCCACAGGAAAAGTGTCCAGCACCACCCAAGTGCCCGCCCTGCCCCTCACAGTCTCCTTCATCCTGCCCTCCCAAGCCCTGCACCAAGCCCTGTCCTCCTAAATGCCCTTCATCCTGTCCACCTGCTTGCCCacctccctgcccacctccctgccctcccccagaGTGA